TTATGTTGCGAAAATAAGTTGCACGGTGGACAAAACCGGCCAACTTGTTGTACCGACGATTGAACCGGATTTGAGTGAAATCGGTAGGGCTTTGATGCAAGTAAACTTGGGGAGGCAAAAAGTCGCCTTGATGCTTAAATCCATACGGCAGGAAGGCGATAAAATCATATACCAGATAGAAAAAGTTCTTTTGGGAGAGCGGCATTTTACGCTGCGATTTGAAACTCCCTTTCACATTATTCCCGATACACAAAGCGGTGAAACGCATAAATTTGAGTTTGCGGTAGCGGGAAGGGACGTGCGGCAAAAAGTTTCGTTTCCAAGTAAAGTAGGGCCGCTGGAAATCCAGGTAACGTTGCAAGATGTGCCACTCGAAGGAGAAATTACGGTAAAGCAGTTACCGGAACACATGCAGCTTTTTTACGGTATCAATGCACAGAGTTATGATGCGAGGTCGCAGACGCTGACACTTAAGCTTGGTCGTAATTTTGCCGTAGGCTTTATGGGTATTCCGAATGGTAAAAGCTATTCAGACATATTTAACGCATATCAATCTATAAAAAAGCATATAGGGCTTATTTTGTATGATGAACAAGGCAAATTTGTCCAAAAAAGCGAAGAAATACCGGTTTTTGCTGGATCCATTCGTATGTCCGGATTTAGGGGATTGTTGCCGGGCAATTACTATATTTTGATCGATAGGTCTACTTTGCCGGAATATTATAAAGATTATGTCACGAATAAGAAGTATAAGCTGAAAGTTGAGCATGATGGGGAAGTTAAGCTGAAGACTTATCAGGTGAAAGCGGATGGCACCGGTGAATATAATATGGCACATCAATTAGGTGCACCATTATTTTACAATGATCCGTCGGGAAAAATTATAGATGGGATTAAGCAAGCGTATTTTCAATTTATTAATAAAGCCTCAAGTCCGGCGAAAGTAATTTTAGACGGCACCAATGTGGCCAAGGAGAAAGAAACTCGCGAAGGCGAGATTGTTCGCTATCAAATTGCTATTCCGCTGCACCCGGATCATAATTTTGTGATCAAAGGCGATGGAAACTTGCTCAAGCTTAACATTGGTACATGGGATGATGTGTCCTTTACCGATAAATTAGATGAACGGCTGGAATATGTTCCTAACAGTTTAAAAGTAACTGTTGACGATCGGCCAACTGCCGATTATTCGGCAGAGTATGCAGCAGATGAGCACAGCATCAAAGTGCAGGATAGGAGCAAGGCTCAAATAGCAAAGTTAGTCGACTTTAATACTAAAATTAATTTGGGTACTAATGAGTCCAAATTGAAGGTGACTTTTGAGGCCAAGGTCAAGTGGAATAATAATTTTGCGCCATTAATTAATCGGGTCGGCAACTCGGAAACGACTCTGTTTCCACCGTTGGAGTTGAAAGTGAACAAAAGTTGGCAGGGTGGCACGGCTTTGCTGAAAAACTATGATCAGGCAACAGTTTTGAGTTGGTTTGAAGTTATTGCTCAACGCAATAAGCAAACCGTGGCAACCTACCGTGCGGATACTTTGCTGAAACCTAATTCATTTGCATTTGAAGCGCAACCTGGGGGCGGTTTTTCTTTTGTGCTACATAATTTGCCTAGATTTACTGCAGAAGATTTGAAAAAACCGCTTGGGGAGCGGGTGAATCTTACTTACACAATCCGCGAAAATTTGCCGGCGGAGTTGCAGGATTTCCATGCTTTAAACATCGTAAATGCGGCGAAACCGGCGGAAATAACGCTTAAGAATGTGTATACGGTCCCGGGGCGCAGCTTAAAATTGACTAAAAAATGGGATGAGCGGGTGAGGGCCGTGTCGGAAAAGTATGTCCCGATTTTTACGTTGACACAAACGGCGGCGGATGGGCGGAAACGAGAATTTACTTTTTCAAAACAGCAATTACGCTTGATGGAAGGCGCACAGCCCTATACTTATCGGCGGTTTAAAGTGGAGAATAATGTTTTAACGGAGATCACGGTGGCGCCGAATGTCGAATATGACAGGGATGAATTCAAATTGAGCGATTTGCCGCAGACGGATGCGGCTGGGAAAGCATATCGTTACAGTGTTGCCGAAACCGGGGTTCAGCTGAACGGAGTTGATGTCAAGGCTCAATTTGCGGCGGAGATCAAGTCAAATGATGGCAAGATATCTGCTGGAGGGAATGACACCGATAATGGTGATGCTGTCGTGATATATAACAAGTATTTGCCGCCGGTGCCGTCCGAGTCGCAGCCGCCGGTGCCGTCCGAGTCGCAGCCGCCGGTGCCGTCCGAGTCGCAGCCGCCAATGCCGTCCGAACCGCCTACGGAGCCGCAACCGAAGACCGGTGAGCATATTCCGAGGGGAATGATCGGCTTGATGCTGCTAGGCTTGGCGTTGTCCGCCGGAGTTATAATTAACTGCTCGCGTCGTTTAGATGATCGTGGTTGATCAGACTTCAAATAAAGCCAACAATTCTTCCGGCTTAAGATGACTCAGAGTGTGATCGCCCGAAATTACGACTTGATCGATCAGATTCTGTTTGCGCTCCTGCAGATTGCGTATTTTTTCCTCAATTGTCCCTTTGGCGATTAAACGATACACTTGCACGCGGCGCTGCTGCCCCAAACGATGGCTGCGGTCAGTGGCTTGTTGCTCAACTGCCGGATTCCACCATGGATCCATCAAAATTACGGTGTCAGCACCGGTCAAATTCAGCCCTGTTCCACCAGCCTTGAGGGATATCAAGAATACCTCGCCTTCACCGGCATTGAACTTGTTCACCAAATCAGTGCGTTCTTTAGGCGAAACGCCGCCATCAATATACATATATGTAATTGCCAACCGCTCAAGTAAAGGTTTGATGATCGCCAATAAGGCGGTGAACTGCGAGAAAATTAAAATACGGTGTCCGCCGGCCAAAGCAGTCGTCAAAATTTCCTCCAGCAATTCGAGTTTACCGGAACTGCCATGATAGTTTTCCAAAAAGAGTGCCGGATGACAAGCAATTTGCCGCAGACGCGTCAGAAGCGACAAAATCTCCATGGTGTGCTTGGTAGAAATGCGCTCCCCGTTTTGCCAGTCCGGACCGGTGATTGATTGAAGTTGCCGGCGCGCTTCAGCCAAATAAGTCTGATAAATTTTGCTTTGCTCGGGTAGCAATGGAGAAGACAAAATCGTTTCCACTTTCGGCGGTAACTCAGTCAATACCTCACTTTTTAGGCGGCGCAAAATGAAAGGGCGAATCAAGCAACGCAGCGAAAATAAGGCATCGCGTCCTTTTTCTCCGGCCGCGGCCTCGAATTTTCGCTGAAAATCAGTGTGATTGTAGAGAAAACCGGGCATAAGGAAGTCAAAAACCGACCATAGTTCAGACAAGTTATTTTCGATCGGGGTACCGGTGAGGGCAAAACGCTCTGCGGCGTGCAGCTGTTTGACTGCCTGAGAAGTGTGAGTGCGATAGTTTTTTATCGCCTGAGCTTCATCAAGAAAAACACAGGAAAATTTGCGCGTTTTCAGTTCGTCGATATCCTGCCTTACTTGTGGATAACTCAAGATTAGGACATCAACATCAGTCATGTTTCGATATTCTTGATCGCGTTTTTCTTTTATTCCTCGAATGACCCGACTTTTCAGGTGTGGGGCGAAGCGATTGATTTCATCCAACCAATTGTAGAGCAGAGAGGTCGGTGAAATAATTAAGGCTGGCGGTAAGTCTTTTTGCTGCAGACGTTGTTGGCTGATGTAAGCCAAGGTCTGCAAAGTCTTGCCCAAGCCCATGTCGTCGGCCAGAATGCCGCTCAGTCCGTAATTATTCAATTCTTTAAACCAGCCTACCCCGGCGCGTTGATACTGGCGAATGGTGGTTTCGATTTCGGAATTGAAAGTAAGCTCCACCGATTCCGGCGGATTGATCAGTGCCTGACGCAGCTTGGCCAGTGAATCATCCTGCCGCCAGTTTCCATTTTCCTCCAACAAGTAAAGTAACGGCAGAGCGCGGAAAGTCGGCAAGGTTATACCTTCATCACCGAACGTTCCACCCCATTCTTCCATGTAACTTAGCGGTTGCAATGAATCGGCCACCGCTTGGTTCCAGCAGATAACTTCGCCGTTTTTCAGTTTGACGAAATAGCGGTTTTGGTGATAGGCCTTGAGGATAGCCTTCCATTCCGCGGGGGTGAAACTGTTATTGTAGATAGATATATCTAATTGGTTTTTTTCCTTATCAATGCTGACTTCACCTTGTAAATCTGGCAAATTGCGCAGTTTTAATGGCTGAAGACTTTTTTCGGCGTAAAACACGGCTCCGTCTTTTTGCCAGTTGCTCACGGTAGAGGTGAGGAAAAGTTCGGCCGCAGCATTGAACGGTAGTGTAAATACGGTCGCCGGCAAAAGTGCTGAACTTACGAGATTGCTAGGTTTTTCTGCTCTGAATCCGGCCTGTTTTAAGCGATGCAGCCATTTTAATTCTTCTTTAATCAACCTCGGACCGGGTATGGCAGAATTTTCCGGTGAACTCAACTCGGCAATCAAGGTTTGGCTATCCAGTGGCTTGGGATCATAATAAAAATCTTTATTATAGTTTATCCGTAATCTCGCTTCCAATTTGTCTGCGGTAATGCTTAACCAGATGTTGGGTTTAACAGTTAGTTCGGCAACTTTAGGGACGAACTCCGGGGGTAGGGCGGATTTAATCTCTTCACGCAATGGATAAAGGATGTAAGTTGCCAAATTTTTGGCCTGCCCGGTAGTTAACCTCACCCCGTCTAAATTTGCCATGGCCGCTTTGGCCACGGGGGCATTGTATGGCAGATTGAGTAGTTCGCTGTAGGGTGCGCCGGCCGGCGGCAGACGATAAAATTTTTCGCCTTGCCGATACAGAGTTATTCCGTAGGACAATTTTTCAATTGGAGCTGTGGCGCAGGCCGCCAAAGTATAGGCCGGTTCGCTGTTGTTATGTCCGACATCCGCTAAACACAGCGTCCAATCCGGCCAGCCCATGGTTAAATGCCAGGGTGAACGTTCGCCGTTAGGAAAGATGACGGTGATTTTTAGTCCCGGTTCGGCCAGTTTTACGCGAACTAGTTCATTAAAATCGTGCTGTGTCAACGGCCAGTCACTAAAACTGTTGGTCCGTTGTTCAATTGTATATATAGAATCTTCATTTAAATTACCGGACAAATAATCCAAAAAGTTTTCCGCGGCGGCGGGCAAGGAGCGCAAAGCGGTTTGCCAGATGAAGTTTTTGCCGAGCTTGATATCTTCTCCGTCTTGGCGTTTTTCTAGGGACTGCCACCAGTTGGCAAGCATGTATAACTTTTCGTGGCCAATGTAAAGGGCGAGGCGGGGGCCATGTTGAGCTGAATAAGTGCTGATATTCGGCAAAGTCAAGACGAATTCGTAGTTTAATTCGCCGTCATTTTCGGTTGATGATTGAAATTCATGGCGCAAATTGGCTTGCAAAAGTCGGGCAAGCAAGTTGGTTCCCGGCAGGGTGAAAACTGCCAGATCTTTTTGGGGGGCAGTATGGGTAATTCCGCTGCCTGTTTCCGGCGTGGTATGGAACTTGGTTGTGTCCGGTTCTGTGGAAGCTTTGGCCGCAGGAAGGTTAGCGGCGCGGTCACTGGGGTAAAATTGTTGGGCGGTATAATGGGCGGCCGAGCCGGGGTACTTGCTGTCGGTGGCAGGAGTAGCCGGAATTCCCGTAGCAGAAAGTTGCGGTGTTGGCGAGGCGGTATGGTTGATCGTCGCTTCGGTGTTTATGGCGGTTGTCATGGGCTTGCCGGCGGTTTTTTTGCTGTTGTCGCTGGTTTCTGGGCTTAATATGGCTGAAACAGCTGCGCCGGGCGTTGTTTGGGCGGCGTTGCCGGCGACCGTGTTTGTCGTGGTTGCTGCGCCGGGAGTTGCTTGGGCGGCGTTGCCGACGACCGTTTTTGTCGCGGTTGCTGCGCCGGGCGTTGCTTGGGCGGCTTTGCCGGCGGCAGTTTTTGTCGCGGTTGCTGCGCCGGGTGTTGCTTGGGCGACGTTGCCGGCGGCAGTTTTTGTCGCGGTTGCTGCGCCGGGTGTTGCTTGGGCGACGTTGCCGGCGGCTGTTTTTGTCGCGGTTGCTGCGCCGGGCGTTGTTTGGGCGGCGTTGTCGGCGGCCTTGCTTGCCGCGGTTGCTGCGCCGGGCGTTGTTTGGGCGGCGTTGTCGGCGACCTTGCTTGCCGTAATTGCTGTGCCGGGTCTTGCTTGGACGGCGTTGTCGGCGGTCTTGCTTGCCGCGGTTGCTGCGCCGGGAGTTGCTTGGGCGGCGTTGTCGGCGGCTGTGTTTGCCACGGTTGCTGTGCCGGGTGTTTCCGCCTTATTTGTAGCCAACTTTTGCAACTTAAGCGCTGCCGCTGCCGTTTGGGTGTAGTTTTCCAAATCCTGTTTATTTAATTGCATGATCAAGGCAGTTACATGCTGACAAAAGCCCCAATGATTTTTGCTATGCTCACAAGTACATTGAAATTTACTCGGGCGACCGTTACTGCGAAGCAACAAGGAAACGAAATGCTTTTGCGGGGGTGGATAGGCGATGAGCGCGGACAAAATACGCTGCGATGGTAAATAGATGATGTCTTGAATAAAATTATTCTTTATAATATCGCAGGCTTCATTAATAACCTTGCCGTTGGTAGCTAATGTTCGTAGCTCATTGTTCTGAATATTGAATTGCATGTTGGCCTCCGTTTTGCTGTCTTTTTATTATAAATTAAACCCATTGGAAATGAAACGAGGGAGGTCATTTTGCTATTGTTAAGAAAATATTACAAAACCTTTGTGCAACAAGCATAAAAACGGACACATTTTTTGTGCGCAATGCACAAGGTGAGATTTTGCATAGCTGTAGATTTGGGCAAAAGCTGAACTTTCCAAAAAGTGCTCAAAACCCCCTTCACAAACTCAGAAACTGTGCTAAAATGCATTTCAGAAATTGAGAGAGAAAACAAGAAACACCTTGTAGGACAAGGTAAACAAGAGTTGAACTCAAACAATGATTTGAATGTGACTATGAATGAGCTTAGCTCGGAAAAGAGGTACAGTATGAAGAGAGAAATGAAGAAAGTTATGAAGAAAGAAAAGAGAAATTGGCTGGAAAATGCTTTGATGGCCATGCTGGCTTTAGTGTTAGTTGTAATTATGATTCCACAAAACGCATATGCGCTTGAACAAAATGATAAAGCTGGCAACGCAGTGACTAATCAAGTAGCTGTAACTGCCCAAGTAAAATCAGCCCAGGACAAAGTTCCTGACACCTCGGCTGCCGGAAATTCCGTTCTGTTTGCCGGAGCAACCGCTTTCTTATTGATGATGGTAGCTGGTATCGCTCATTGGCAAAGCAAGGACCAATCAACCTTCGTGTTTGAATATCTTGGTAAAGATTTCCGCGGTATTAAGAAGAACAACCTGTTTGAAAACGGCAAGTTTTAAGCCGTAGTGAAGTCGGGCGGTCGTCAAGACCGGCCCGCTTTTTTTTTTGCTCGACATAATTTGACGAAATGTTATAAAGATGTTATCCTAAATGAAATTCAATAGGTAGAGGCGCATTGGTTAAATAGTAAGCGTACATTCGAGGTGGGCGACACCGTACGGCGAAAGGTAACCGATGCCGAAGCAGGAGTCATCGCCGGGGCTTTTGCTGGTTCGTCATCATAATAGGTGCCGAACTGTCACATATGTGGAGAGCTAACCATTGGTTAAATACGAACAGTTAAGCCATGAGCCATTCTACCTATGCTCGTGGTTTTTTTGTGCCTAACGGAGGGGCGTAAATTATGCGAAACGAACGAAATTGGAAGAAAATGTTGGTTGCCGGTGTGCTTACGATCAGTACTTTGCTGACCGGTGGATTGTTGGGCGGTTGTGGCGGCGGGCAAGCTGGCACGGCTGACGGTCTGCGTGAAAAAGGTGAGTTGCGTGTGGCGATGGAATGTGCTTACGCCCCCTATAACTGGACACAAAGCACTGATTCCGACGGAGCAGTGGCGATAGAAGGCAGCAGCGAATTTGCCAACGGTTATGACGTGAAGATAGCCAAAAAAATTGCCGCGGCACTTAACTTAAAGCTGCGTATCGTCAAATCTGATTGGGACAGTCTGATTCCGGCCGTTCAATCTGGTACGGTAGACTGCGTTATTGCCGGTCAATCAATAAAGCCGGAGCGTTTGCAGAATGTGGATTTTACCAAGCCGTATTACTATGCTGATATTGTTACTCTGACGTTGAAAGATAGCAAGTTTGCCAAGGCGACCTCGCCGGCGGATCTGGCCGGAGCCAAAGCCACGAGTCAGCAAAACACGATCTGGTATGATTTGTGCCTGCCGCAAATACCACAAGTACAAAAGTTGGCTGGGCAAAACGATGTTCCGGCCATGCTGGTTGCGTTGATTTCGGGAGCGGCGGATGTAGTTGTTACCGATATTCCGACGGCGAAAGCGGCTTTGCGGGCCTATCCTCAACTGACCATGCTAAAATTTGATCAAGCGAAAAATTATCAGGTCTCCGAATCGGATGTTAATATAGGCATATCTGTACGCAAAGGCAACGCAGTGTTGAAAGAAAAAATTGATCAAATACTGGACGGATTTTCCAGAGATGACATGAATAAGCTGATGGATGAGGCAATTACGCAACAACCTTTAAGCAAATAAAATTTTGCTAAGTGAAAAAAATAATAAGACGTAAACAAGGTCTGCTAAGACGCAGATTTTAACCTATAGCAGATTCTAATCTATAGTAGATTTTAACCTATAAGGGAGGATACCTCGTGAACATTCCGGCAAGTACTGATTTTGGCGGCTGGATAATTTGGATTATTCGCTCGTCTTACCGCTCAATTCTTAACGGTATATTATTAACTTTAGTAGTTTCATTGGTGGCGACTTTCATCGGCTGCTTGATCGGTTTGGCGGTAGGCTTGCTCCAAACATGGCCGGAAAGCAGTCGGGAGGCCTGGTTGAAGCGCGGATTCAAGCGGTTGCTTAAATTTATCCTGAAGGCCTATGTCGAAATTTTCCGCGGCACGCCTATGATGGTTCAGGCAGCATTCATTTATTACGGCGCGGCACTTTTGTTCAATTGGCATATGAACTTGATTTTTGCTGCTATTTTTATTGTATCTATAAATACCGGTGCGTATATGGCCGAGACAGTGCGCGGTGGGGTGATGTCAATTGACCCGGGACAGACGGAGGGGGCCAAGGCTTTGGGCCTCAACCACTATCGTACGATGCGTTCCATCATTTTGCCACAGGCGATCCGCAATATTATGCCGCAAATCGGCAACAATTTGATTATCAATATTAAAGATACCTGCGTTCTCTCGATTATTGGAGTAATGGAACTGTTTTACACGATGAAAAGCATTTCCGGAGCTACTTACGCTTTCTTCCCGACCTTTACGGTGGCGATGGTCATCTATTTTGCTATAACCTTTACTTGCTCGCGTCTGTTGCTTTGCCTAGAGCATCGGCTAGCCGGGGAGGAAAACTACACCCTTGCCCTGAGTGATGCTTTGGTGCCGGGGGAAGGAATGCCGCATTTTAAGGCCAACGCAAAAATCACCAATCGTGACTATGAAGCAAAACAGCACGCGGATACAGCTGTTGAAGTCGGGGATAAGGCGGACACAGCGGTGATCGGTGATACCGATACTGAAGGAACCAGAACTTGTACAGAACGGGCAAAAGCTTTGCACGGGACGCTTGAACCGGCAGTCAAACCGGCATTAGCAACCACGGCCGAAACCTTGGGCAAATCTACGGCTGAGATCGCGCCGGTGATCGAAGTTAGCCATTTAGCCAAATCTTTCGGGAAACATCAAGTTTTGCAAGACGTTTCTTTCAAGGTTTGTCAGGGCGATGTGACTTGCATCATCGGAGCATCCGGTAGCGGCAAGTCAACCTTATTAAGATGCATCAATCTGCTGGAAAATCCCGATAAAGGCGAATTGCATTATTGCGGCAAGGTAGTCGAGTACGGTGGAATGGAAGCGACAGCCTACCGCGGCAAAGTCGGAATGGTATTCCAAAATTTCAATTTGTTTAATAACTTAAATGTGCTTGAAAACTGTGTTCTAGCTCCTTGCCAGGTCCTACGGGAAGACAAGGACACGGTCACGGCACGGGCGAAACGCCTGCTGGAACAAGTCGGCATGGGCGCTTATATTAATGCTAAGCCGCACCAACTTTCCGGCGGCCAAAAACAGAGGGTGGCGATTGCCAGAGCATTAACAATGCAGCCGGAGGTCCTGCTTTTTGATGAGCCAACCAGTGCGCTTGATCCGCAGATGGTGGGGGAAGTTCTGCGAGTTATGCGGCAAGTGGCGGCCGGCGGTATGACCATGTTGGTGGTGACGCATGAAATGAAATTTGCCGCTGAAGTGGCGACCAAAGTGGTTTATATGGCCGACGGCGTTATCGTTGAAGAAGGTACGCCCGAGCAAATTTTTCATGCGCCATCTGATCCGCGTACGGCAAAATTTTTGGCCAATACCCAAAACCTTTGGTAAATTTTTTGCGAATATGACGGATGAACTCGTCAAATTTGTTTGCATTGTTGTATAATACTAACAACTATACATTGCGGAGGTTGCCGGCAATGGGTGCAACCACGGGAGGTTTTATGAAAATTAACAAGAATATGATTATCGCGGATGTTTTGGAGCTTGACCGCGGTACCATCCCCATTTTTATGGAAAGCGGTTTGCACTGCTTAGGCTGCATTATGGCCTCGGGTGAATCCATAGCGGAAGCCAGTATGGTGCATGGTATCGACTGCGATGACTTGGTTGACAAGCTTAATCAATATTTTGCTTCGAAAGAAATGTAAGCGATGCTGATCAAGCCGATTAAACTTGCTCCGGCCAGAGAACAAGTCGCTCAATCTTTGAGGCAGGCGATATTGGCCGGGGAATATCGTCAAGGCGAACTGATTTCTTTGGACAGTGTGGCACATTTGGTCGGGGTTTCGCGTACGCCGGTGCGCGAAGCCTTCCAACTTTTAGCGGCTGAAGGGCTCATCGAATTGCGCCCGAACCGTGGTGCGGTAGTCATCGGTTTGGCACCGGAGGCGGTTGCCGACAGCTTTGATATGCGAATTTTGCTGGAAGGGGAAGCAGTTTATCGCGCATGCATGAACGGCGTAGATACCAAGCTTTTAGAACGTTACTGCGACGAGGGCGACTTGGCCGTCAAGTATAATGAAGTGGCCCGTTTCACCAAGTGTAACATGCTTTTTCATGAAACGATCTGGGAGGCCTCCGGATCGGAAAAGCTGAAGGGATTTTTGCGACAACTTTGGAAAGGCCTGATGGTTGACCAAGCGGTTGACAAAAAAGCCAATATGGCCGAGGCTCAAGAAGAGCACAAAGAATTACTGGCTGTTTTAAAGGAACATGACGCTACCAAAGCCCGTCAAGTCATGCGGCAACATTTGTTGTGCAGCAAGATAAATGCTTTAAACAGTTTGGCTAAGAAAAATAAAAGCGAGGCGCCGAGGCACATCGGCAATGTCTGAGTGCGACGTTGTAAATCACGCGACTACAAAGATTACCTACATTTAATCACTGAAATGATTGAATAATAGAAGGGAATATAATATAATTTTCTTTTGGTTTTGGCGCATAAATATAGCACCATTCCGGAGGGAGAACATTATGGATTATGACGTAATCATTGTCGGCGCTGGCCCGGGGGGAATTTTCTCTGCTTATGAGTTGATAAAACTCCGACCCGAACTTCGTGTGGCTGTTTTTGAAGCCGGTCATCCTTTAGCCAAACGGCATTGTCCCATAGATGGACGAAAAATAAAAACTTGTGTTAATTGTAAAAGTTGTTCGATTATGTCCGGTTTTGGCGGGGCAGGAGCTTTTTCCGATGGCAAATACAACATAACTAACAAGTTTGGCGGTACGCTTTACAAATACATCGGCCGCGAACAGGCCTTGGAGCTTATGCGCTACGTTGATACGATCAACATGGCTTGCGGTGGCGAGGGTACGAAACTTTATTCCACCTCCGGTTCTGAATTTAAAAAAATATGTTTACAAAACAAGCTTAATTTGCTCGATGCTTCGGTCAGACATCTTGGAACAGATATAAATTATATCGTGCTTGCCAATCTTTATGATGATCTGAAGACAAAAATGGATTGGTTTTTTGATGAGCCGGTAGAAAATATTATCGCCGATACCGATGGAAGTTATGAGATACACACCACTAAACGCACGGTCAGCTGTGCAAAATGCATTGTTTCAGTAGGGCGCAGCGGCAGTAAATGGATGGAGAAAGTCTGTCGTGACCTTAATATTAAGACCAATTCCAACCGCGTTGATTTGGGCGTGCGAGTCGAGCTGCCGGCCGTTATTTTTGAACATTTGACTAACGCCCTGTATGAGAGCAAAATTGTCTATCGCACCGAAAAATTCGAGGATGATGTCAGGACTTTTTGTATGAATCCGCATGGGGTGGTAGTCAATGAAAACACGAACGGCATTGTCACGGTCAACGGACACAGCTATGAAGATCCGGCCATGCATACGGAAAACACTAACTTTGCCTTGTTGGTGGCCAAAACATTTTCTGAGCCGTTCAAGGATAGCAACGGTTATGGCGAAA
This is a stretch of genomic DNA from Mageeibacillus indolicus UPII9-5. It encodes these proteins:
- a CDS encoding NAD(P)/FAD-dependent oxidoreductase, which codes for MDYDVIIVGAGPGGIFSAYELIKLRPELRVAVFEAGHPLAKRHCPIDGRKIKTCVNCKSCSIMSGFGGAGAFSDGKYNITNKFGGTLYKYIGREQALELMRYVDTINMACGGEGTKLYSTSGSEFKKICLQNKLNLLDASVRHLGTDINYIVLANLYDDLKTKMDWFFDEPVENIIADTDGSYEIHTTKRTVSCAKCIVSVGRSGSKWMEKVCRDLNIKTNSNRVDLGVRVELPAVIFEHLTNALYESKIVYRTEKFEDDVRTFCMNPHGVVVNENTNGIVTVNGHSYEDPAMHTENTNFALLVAKTFSEPFKDSNGYGESIARLSNMLGGGVIVQRFGDLMRGRRSNVKRLEEGLVQPTLAATPGDLSLVLPKRILDGIVEMVYALDKIAPGTANDDTLLYGVEVKFYNMEVVVDNNLESSHPGLYIIGDGSGITHSLSHASASGVYVARHITAAQV